From Deltaproteobacteria bacterium, one genomic window encodes:
- a CDS encoding iron chelate uptake ABC transporter family permease subunit has product MMWNKNQKIFFLVSLGIFISASVLYLFVGPYRVGTREVLNGIVSFLTLGKGETPGARVVLELRIPRMILALLAGGSLAVCGSIFQTVLGNPLADPYILGVSGGAAVGAVLSFMVSRNVSGGVFLPLFAFLGAAISAFAVYALAGVAGKRSRGRLILTGVIVAAFMNAIILLLISVIPPGRIPGALFWLMGDLSNATPGSVRLLFPLVLVSTCVLLLMARGLDLMLLGDETALQSGLEVERFKTILFVVVSFQTGAVVSISGLIGFVGLIIPHVVRKFTGSLHGWVICGSFLLGGAFLIVSDVIARSVLAAGAMPIGAITALFGAPFFIYILRRRI; this is encoded by the coding sequence GTGATGTGGAACAAGAATCAGAAGATCTTTTTTCTCGTCTCCCTGGGCATATTTATCTCTGCCTCGGTGCTCTATCTTTTCGTTGGTCCCTACCGGGTCGGCACCCGTGAGGTGCTCAACGGGATCGTCTCCTTTCTTACCCTCGGAAAGGGCGAGACCCCGGGAGCACGGGTGGTTCTCGAACTCAGGATACCGAGGATGATTCTCGCCCTTCTGGCCGGCGGCTCTCTCGCCGTGTGCGGTTCCATATTCCAGACGGTGCTGGGAAACCCTCTTGCCGACCCGTATATTCTGGGAGTATCGGGGGGCGCCGCCGTCGGTGCGGTTCTCTCCTTCATGGTTTCCCGGAACGTGTCGGGGGGTGTTTTCCTCCCCCTTTTCGCATTTCTGGGAGCGGCGATTTCGGCTTTTGCCGTTTACGCGCTGGCCGGTGTCGCCGGGAAGAGGTCAAGGGGAAGGCTCATCCTGACGGGGGTAATCGTGGCGGCTTTCATGAATGCCATTATTCTCCTGCTGATATCCGTCATACCTCCGGGCAGGATCCCCGGTGCGCTGTTCTGGCTCATGGGAGACCTTTCCAACGCCACGCCCGGCAGCGTTCGGCTCCTTTTCCCGCTCGTTCTGGTCTCGACGTGCGTTTTGCTGCTCATGGCCCGGGGGCTGGACCTTATGCTTCTGGGCGATGAAACTGCCCTGCAGAGCGGCCTCGAGGTCGAAAGGTTCAAGACGATCCTGTTTGTGGTAGTGTCGTTTCAAACGGGGGCCGTCGTTTCCATTTCGGGCCTCATCGGATTCGTGGGACTGATCATACCCCACGTGGTCAGGAAATTTACGGGATCGCTCCACGGGTGGGTCATCTGCGGGAGTTTTCTCCTGGGTGGCGCTTTCCTCATCGTTTCCGATGTCATCGCCAGGTCGGTCCTCGCTGCGGGAGCGATGCCTATCGGCGCGATTACAGCCCTCTTCGGTGCTCCCTTCTTCATCTATATCCTCCGGAGGAGGATCTGA
- a CDS encoding ATP-binding cassette domain-containing protein yields MGEAMFSLKNVAFSYGARPLFFGLNLAVNKRDMAFVLGENGSGKSTLLKIICGILTPSSGDVEVSGRNIFSLGKRERAALVSYGGDEVPADFPLTVFDFVSLGRFPHRGFFGSFRSDDREMVEKAMEMMEIASFRNRYLQELSAGEKQRVFLARAIAQDGELMVLDEPAAHLDMRTTVKIFGILTQLAQGGKTVIVSSHDANLTARYSRSVFILKSGSLVACGPRDQVLTEET; encoded by the coding sequence ATGGGCGAGGCGATGTTCTCCCTCAAAAACGTGGCGTTCAGCTACGGGGCGCGTCCCCTCTTTTTCGGCCTGAACTTGGCCGTAAACAAAAGGGACATGGCCTTCGTCCTCGGGGAGAACGGGTCGGGAAAGTCGACGCTCCTTAAAATTATCTGCGGCATACTCACGCCGTCGTCCGGCGACGTGGAGGTAAGCGGCAGGAATATCTTTTCCCTCGGGAAAAGGGAGCGGGCCGCTCTGGTTTCCTACGGCGGGGACGAGGTGCCTGCGGACTTCCCGCTCACCGTTTTTGACTTCGTCTCCCTCGGGAGGTTCCCCCACCGGGGTTTCTTCGGCTCCTTCCGCTCCGATGACCGTGAGATGGTGGAAAAAGCGATGGAAATGATGGAAATCGCCTCCTTCCGGAACCGGTACCTGCAGGAGCTCTCGGCGGGGGAGAAACAGCGGGTGTTTCTTGCCCGGGCAATTGCGCAGGATGGAGAGCTGATGGTCCTTGACGAGCCTGCGGCTCACCTGGACATGAGAACCACGGTGAAGATATTCGGCATACTCACACAGCTGGCGCAGGGGGGGAAAACCGTAATCGTCTCGTCACACGATGCGAACCTCACGGCCCGTTACAGCAGGTCCGTTTTCATCCTGAAATCCGGGAGCCTGGTTGCCTGCGGGCCCAGAGATCAGGTCCTCACGGAGGAAAC
- a CDS encoding RNA polymerase-binding protein DksA: protein DMTGDNAPFPDPTDRALLESDRNFMLRIRDRERKLIVKIQEALKRIDDGTYGVCEDCGGSISAKRLMARPVTTMCYDCKVDSEEEERE from the coding sequence GATATGACGGGCGATAATGCCCCTTTTCCCGACCCGACGGACAGGGCACTGCTCGAGTCGGACAGAAATTTCATGCTCAGGATCAGGGACAGGGAGAGAAAGCTGATAGTGAAAATACAGGAAGCGCTGAAGAGGATCGATGACGGGACATACGGGGTGTGCGAGGATTGCGGGGGGAGTATTTCAGCGAAACGTCTCATGGCGAGACCCGTCACCACCATGTGTTATGACTGCAAGGTCGATTCAGAAGAAGAGGAAAGAGAATAA
- the galT gene encoding galactose-1-phosphate uridylyltransferase → MPELRKDPITGRWVIISTERAKRPHDFARDDAKRKGGLCPLCPGNEKMTPLEVYAIREDGSLPNRPGWNIRVVPNKFPALMIEGDQGKGAEGIYDRMNGIGAHEVILETPDHEKDIFDFDTKEIENVVIAYRERVLDLKKDLRFKYVLVFKNHGEEAGASLEHSHSQLIALPIVPKRVSEEIVGGYNYFRFRDRCVYCDIVDQELSAKERIIDENADFVSVAPYAPRFPFETWIIPKKHSAVFETTDNAELSSFAELVLLTLRRLNAVLSNPPFNFVIHASPFNVGEIEHYHWHLEIIPKLTKIAGFEFGSGFYINPTPPEEAARYLRESSS, encoded by the coding sequence ATGCCTGAGCTGCGAAAAGACCCCATTACGGGCAGGTGGGTCATTATCTCTACGGAAAGGGCAAAGCGGCCTCACGATTTTGCCAGGGATGACGCGAAGAGAAAGGGCGGGTTGTGCCCCCTCTGTCCCGGTAACGAAAAGATGACCCCACTCGAAGTGTATGCAATCAGGGAAGATGGATCTCTCCCGAACCGCCCCGGCTGGAATATACGGGTGGTGCCCAATAAGTTTCCTGCCCTCATGATAGAGGGCGACCAGGGAAAGGGCGCAGAGGGGATATACGACAGGATGAACGGAATCGGGGCTCATGAGGTCATACTCGAGACGCCCGACCATGAAAAGGACATATTCGATTTTGACACGAAGGAAATTGAAAACGTTGTTATCGCATACAGGGAGCGGGTTTTGGACCTGAAGAAGGATTTACGCTTCAAATACGTCCTGGTCTTTAAAAATCACGGAGAGGAAGCAGGCGCGTCCCTCGAGCACAGCCATTCCCAGTTGATCGCACTCCCCATCGTACCGAAAAGGGTTTCAGAGGAGATAGTCGGTGGATACAACTATTTCCGTTTTCGAGACCGCTGCGTATACTGCGATATCGTTGACCAGGAACTTTCAGCAAAGGAGCGGATCATCGACGAGAATGCGGACTTCGTTTCCGTTGCCCCCTATGCGCCGAGGTTTCCCTTTGAAACCTGGATAATTCCGAAAAAGCACAGCGCCGTGTTCGAGACAACCGATAACGCTGAGCTTTCCTCCTTTGCCGAGTTGGTCCTCCTTACACTCAGGCGATTGAACGCCGTCCTCTCAAACCCGCCCTTCAATTTCGTGATCCACGCGTCTCCATTCAACGTGGGTGAGATCGAGCATTATCACTGGCATCTGGAAATTATCCCGAAACTGACGAAGATAGCGGGTTTCGAATTCGGGTCCGGATTCTATATCAACCCAACCCCCCCGGAAGAGGCGGCCCGGTACCTGAGAGAATCATCTTCATGA
- the glgA gene encoding glycogen synthase GlgA, with amino-acid sequence MKVLVVSSEMVPFAKTGGLADVTGTLPKMLMKKGLEVACILPKYRSVTGERYSLENTGVKIRVPIGNRAEEGGILSTVLGGGLSCYFIENERYFNREYLYATKDGDYVDNAERFIFFTRAVFEFIVSRGTRFDIIHSNDWQTALIPVYLRTLYSGFDIFAETASVFTIHNLGYQGLFWSHDMPLTGLGWEMFTPRALEFYGKMNFLKGGLVFSDVLNTVSETYAKEIQTAEFGFGLDGVLYGERENLFGILNGVDYEIWSPESDGYIRANYTRDDLSGKVECKKDLLQEYGFAVSDVETPVIGIISRLVAQKGFDILYEIGSELAGLDVKFVILGTGERKYEDFFLEMAARYPSKFGVKIAYDDAIAHKIEAGADMFLMPSLYEPCGLNQIYSLKYGTVPVVRNTGGLADTVVDVDEDPERGTGFKFSRYRATHLFGAIVRALSWYHKKEEWKEMMVRGMELDFSWDVSASKYVELYKKALEKRGVHTYE; translated from the coding sequence ATGAAAGTGCTTGTCGTATCTTCGGAAATGGTGCCTTTTGCGAAAACGGGGGGTCTTGCGGACGTAACAGGAACCCTGCCGAAGATGCTCATGAAAAAGGGCCTGGAAGTCGCCTGCATTCTCCCGAAGTACCGGTCGGTGACCGGGGAGCGATATTCGCTCGAAAACACCGGCGTGAAGATCAGGGTGCCGATCGGCAACAGGGCGGAGGAGGGCGGTATTCTCTCTACCGTCCTGGGCGGCGGGTTGAGCTGTTATTTTATTGAAAACGAAAGGTATTTCAACAGGGAGTATCTGTATGCCACAAAGGACGGGGATTACGTCGACAATGCCGAGCGGTTCATCTTTTTTACGAGGGCCGTTTTCGAGTTTATCGTCAGCCGGGGAACCCGGTTCGATATCATACACTCCAACGACTGGCAGACCGCCCTCATCCCCGTCTACCTGAGGACCCTCTACAGCGGCTTCGACATCTTTGCGGAAACGGCATCTGTCTTTACGATACACAACCTGGGGTATCAGGGCCTCTTCTGGAGCCACGACATGCCCCTGACCGGTCTGGGGTGGGAGATGTTTACCCCGAGAGCCCTGGAGTTTTACGGAAAGATGAACTTCCTGAAGGGGGGGCTCGTTTTTTCCGATGTGCTCAATACGGTGAGCGAGACCTACGCAAAGGAAATTCAGACGGCCGAATTCGGCTTCGGCCTCGATGGTGTGCTCTACGGGGAGAGGGAAAACCTCTTCGGGATTCTCAACGGAGTCGATTATGAAATCTGGAGCCCTGAGTCGGACGGATACATACGGGCAAATTACACCAGAGATGATCTGTCGGGGAAGGTTGAATGCAAAAAGGACCTCCTGCAGGAATACGGCTTCGCTGTCTCCGATGTGGAAACCCCGGTGATCGGGATAATTTCGCGCCTCGTGGCCCAGAAGGGTTTTGACATCCTCTACGAGATAGGAAGCGAGCTTGCAGGTCTCGATGTGAAGTTCGTCATACTGGGGACGGGGGAGAGGAAGTACGAGGATTTCTTCCTGGAGATGGCCGCAAGATACCCTTCCAAATTCGGCGTGAAGATTGCCTACGATGATGCTATCGCCCACAAGATAGAGGCGGGAGCCGATATGTTTTTGATGCCATCGCTGTATGAGCCCTGTGGCCTCAACCAGATCTACAGCCTCAAGTATGGGACGGTTCCCGTTGTGAGGAATACGGGGGGGCTTGCCGATACGGTCGTAGATGTCGATGAGGACCCGGAGAGGGGAACGGGTTTCAAGTTCTCCCGTTACCGCGCAACCCATCTTTTTGGTGCCATTGTCAGGGCCCTTTCTTGGTATCATAAAAAAGAGGAATGGAAGGAAATGATGGTACGGGGAATGGAGCTGGACTTCTCGTGGGACGTTTCCGCATCGAAGTACGTTGAGCTCTACAAAAAGGCCCTCGAAAAGAGGGGTGTCCACACTTATGAATAA
- a CDS encoding GAF domain-containing protein, translating to MNKHGSSSIEIVSRIVEVSNSNIQVENRLKFICDILSREFAVDCVCIYKLPAHSLYLEPWVSSTISVEDCLHQDFKVRLGEGVSGMAAWKRQPLFVEDLQNTPPGVSVVPSETRDFVSIYSVPVKDDVYLYGAMNFSSRKKRDFSAREKDIIRVASMEVAGAIRNSRLYRDARKRVSDLLTLNEISRAITSSFRLSDIVNYVTRTTTRIVEADGCSLRLYNHAKKSWELQAEEGFVQRGLAREPRQVGRKIATYILREKRPLLINSLEDSHYYRELKSKGVSSFLGVPIVSKGKPLGVILYYRFGEGETTFDHECLNLVQTISTLLANVLENVKMYKEAADLARENQFKVKRLQTLYDVARTLMSTIKTEKLLRVMLDSLTSPGGLNYSRAILFQISADGKLLVPKMAFGPVTKKDANELRKLYKKVEDAGAKSEQLGRLQEKFWKQVADYRIPLSWNDECVIAKAVCEGKAATSTEGCKRVLKFPDSFCSLHADSFVVVPMLVKGTVRGAVYVDNMFRERELTEEDIHLLTMFASEAGLSLENSELYENLEKALSALQSTQDRLIQSEKLAALGEMAAQLAHEIKNPLTVVGGFASRMLKKIRLEKVDIDPKSIVNYARVIVKEVNRLERILNETLYFSRVEKRPTFESVEMHSLIREVLALFREEFEENSIEVRTSFSGDVDTINVDPDQIRQVVWNIISNAELAMESGGILTVKTNRINDPFPGVEIVISDTGGGIPPEVTGNIFNPFFTTRPGGTGLGLPIVHTIVTRHGGLINLDNRVGEGVIFHVFLPAEPEKIVYEREKELMFRGGIDGFKDESDLR from the coding sequence ATGAATAAGCACGGAAGTTCTTCCATTGAGATAGTTTCCAGGATCGTCGAGGTATCGAATTCAAACATACAGGTTGAAAACAGGCTGAAGTTCATATGCGACATCCTGTCACGGGAGTTCGCGGTCGATTGTGTCTGTATTTACAAGCTCCCGGCCCACTCCCTCTATCTCGAGCCGTGGGTATCCTCGACCATATCCGTTGAAGACTGTCTCCACCAGGATTTCAAGGTAAGGCTGGGCGAGGGGGTTTCCGGCATGGCAGCGTGGAAGAGGCAGCCTCTGTTCGTCGAAGACCTGCAAAATACCCCCCCGGGAGTCTCGGTGGTTCCGTCGGAAACAAGGGATTTTGTTTCCATATATTCGGTTCCCGTGAAGGACGACGTGTACCTGTACGGCGCGATGAATTTCTCTTCACGGAAGAAGAGGGATTTTAGCGCAAGGGAAAAGGATATCATCAGGGTAGCCTCAATGGAGGTTGCCGGCGCCATCAGGAATTCACGGCTTTACCGGGATGCCCGCAAGAGGGTCTCCGACCTGCTCACGCTCAACGAGATATCGCGCGCCATAACCTCTTCCTTCAGGCTCAGCGATATTGTTAACTACGTGACGCGGACGACGACGAGGATAGTCGAGGCAGACGGATGTTCCCTCAGGCTGTACAATCACGCAAAAAAGTCATGGGAACTTCAGGCCGAGGAAGGTTTCGTCCAGAGGGGGCTGGCGAGAGAACCGAGGCAGGTCGGCAGGAAGATCGCCACCTACATTCTGCGGGAAAAGAGACCCCTGCTCATAAATTCTCTTGAAGACTCTCACTACTACCGTGAGCTGAAGAGCAAAGGGGTCTCGTCTTTTCTGGGTGTCCCGATTGTTTCGAAAGGCAAACCTCTGGGGGTCATACTCTATTACCGGTTCGGCGAGGGAGAAACCACCTTCGATCACGAGTGCCTCAATCTCGTTCAGACCATTTCTACCCTCCTGGCAAACGTCCTGGAAAATGTGAAGATGTACAAAGAGGCAGCGGACCTTGCCAGGGAGAACCAGTTTAAAGTGAAACGCCTCCAGACCCTCTACGACGTGGCCCGAACACTCATGTCAACCATAAAGACGGAAAAGTTGCTCAGAGTCATGCTCGATTCCCTCACTTCCCCCGGAGGCTTGAACTATTCCCGGGCGATCCTCTTTCAGATCTCCGCCGACGGAAAGCTCCTCGTGCCGAAAATGGCTTTCGGCCCGGTTACGAAAAAGGACGCGAACGAGCTGAGAAAACTCTACAAGAAGGTGGAAGACGCGGGGGCCAAAAGCGAGCAGCTCGGCAGGCTTCAGGAGAAGTTCTGGAAGCAGGTTGCCGATTACCGCATCCCCCTCTCCTGGAATGACGAATGCGTGATAGCGAAGGCTGTTTGCGAGGGAAAAGCGGCAACCTCCACGGAGGGGTGCAAGAGAGTGCTGAAATTCCCGGACAGCTTCTGCTCCCTTCATGCAGACTCCTTTGTCGTGGTTCCCATGCTGGTAAAGGGGACGGTACGGGGGGCGGTTTACGTTGACAACATGTTCAGGGAGCGGGAGCTCACGGAGGAGGATATCCACCTGCTGACCATGTTTGCCTCGGAAGCGGGGCTTTCGCTGGAGAACTCAGAGCTCTACGAGAACCTGGAGAAGGCGCTGAGCGCCCTTCAGAGCACGCAGGACAGGCTGATTCAGAGTGAAAAGCTCGCTGCCCTCGGTGAGATGGCTGCCCAGCTTGCACACGAGATCAAAAACCCGCTGACGGTTGTGGGTGGTTTTGCCTCGCGTATGCTGAAGAAGATCCGGCTGGAAAAGGTCGACATTGACCCGAAGTCAATCGTGAACTACGCCAGGGTGATCGTCAAGGAGGTCAACAGGCTGGAGAGGATATTGAACGAGACCCTCTATTTCAGCAGGGTGGAGAAGAGGCCCACCTTTGAATCCGTCGAGATGCATTCTCTTATCAGGGAAGTGCTCGCCCTTTTCCGTGAGGAGTTCGAGGAAAACTCCATAGAGGTGAGGACATCTTTTTCAGGCGATGTCGACACGATAAATGTCGACCCGGACCAGATCCGTCAGGTGGTCTGGAATATCATCTCAAATGCCGAGCTCGCAATGGAGAGCGGAGGGATCTTAACGGTTAAAACCAACAGGATAAACGATCCCTTCCCGGGAGTTGAGATCGTGATTTCGGATACCGGTGGCGGCATCCCCCCGGAG